The Campylobacter sp. RM10537 genome has a segment encoding these proteins:
- a CDS encoding RluA family pseudouridine synthase, with translation MQTFLVDENLRLDIFLAKILKQSRNQVASLIEKKCVKVNDKIQNKNSFKLKIGDEISVEFPPLECKEKSSFDINFDIEILYEDDDLLILNKPPNLVVHGANSVKSLTLVDWLLAKNYTLSNLGGEIRAGLVHRLDKDTSGAILIAKNNFTHQKLSEQLSDKTMGRIYLALIDLSLKEDKIIIEKSLARSQTNAIKKIAVSDKTKGSKYAKSAFINLMSNGDINLIAAKLFTGRTHQIRAHLASINRHILGDKLYGYRGKYEGRVMLHAYFLYFTHPKKKKTIFIKAPLMGDFKEILKNKFILGEIDEKISLESLLKHFNSFI, from the coding sequence ATGCAAACTTTTTTAGTAGATGAAAATTTAAGATTGGATATTTTTTTAGCAAAAATATTAAAACAAAGTCGTAATCAAGTAGCATCGCTTATAGAAAAAAAATGCGTTAAAGTTAATGATAAAATTCAAAATAAAAATTCATTTAAATTAAAAATTGGTGATGAAATTTCTGTAGAATTTCCTCCTTTAGAATGTAAAGAAAAATCGTCTTTTGATATTAATTTTGATATAGAAATTTTGTATGAAGATGATGATTTACTTATCTTAAATAAACCTCCAAATTTAGTAGTGCATGGAGCAAATAGCGTTAAAAGTTTGACTTTAGTAGACTGGTTGCTTGCAAAAAATTATACTTTATCTAATTTGGGTGGAGAAATTCGAGCAGGACTTGTTCATAGGCTAGATAAAGATACAAGTGGCGCTATACTTATAGCTAAAAACAATTTTACACATCAAAAACTTAGTGAACAATTAAGCGATAAAACAATGGGAAGAATTTATTTAGCATTAATTGATTTGTCACTAAAAGAAGATAAAATTATAATCGAAAAATCTTTGGCTAGATCTCAAACAAATGCTATCAAAAAAATAGCAGTAAGTGATAAGACCAAAGGGAGTAAATATGCTAAAAGTGCTTTTATTAATTTGATGAGCAATGGGGATATTAATTTAATAGCAGCTAAACTTTTTACAGGTAGAACACATCAAATAAGAGCACATTTAGCAAGCATAAATCGTCATATTTTAGGTGATAAACTGTATGGTTATAGAGGAAAATATGAAGGTAGGGTGATGCTTCATGCTTATTTTTTATATTTTACTCATCCTAAAAAAAAGAAAACTATTTTTATTAAAGCTCCCTTAATGGGAGATTTTAAAGAAATTTTAAAGAATAAATTTATTTTAGGAGAGATTGATGAAAAAATTTCACTTGAGTCTTTGCTTAAGCATTTTAATTCTTTTATTTAA
- a CDS encoding ferrous iron transporter A: MMKKFHLSLCLSILILLFNACSVSQVSNTESSKEVLINESLPKMDNIKTLSDMSNIAFEWEPLYDDNIQGFYLYRCSDEDAQFKLIATIKDKFQTHYVDTNLKPNTKYYYKMRSFDNQGHPSEDGKIFEVSTMPRLEAIPYVQAITNLPNRIKLIWRPHPDLRVNSYIIERSKSNEDNFKKIAEVQNRLSAEYIDKDLKPNENFNYQIIAVSFDGIKSEPSQVLNSTSKALPPEVQNLNASSDASNKIILTWDAPNYKDFSYYKVYSTSSSFLPYTLIAKTDKNSYEDLVEGSDKTKYYKVTMVDVDGLEGPMPKNGVEGKTLGIPSSPSIILAQSTPEGINLEWVDGDSRAVEYEVRRYGGEQNAIFKGIKEKKLKDIKALPGVEYSYEVIAIDSAGLRSEPSKRVKAAQ; encoded by the coding sequence TTGATGAAAAAATTTCACTTGAGTCTTTGCTTAAGCATTTTAATTCTTTTATTTAACGCTTGTAGTGTTTCACAGGTTTCAAATACTGAATCTAGTAAAGAAGTATTGATTAATGAAAGTTTACCTAAGATGGACAATATTAAAACTCTTAGCGATATGAGTAATATAGCTTTTGAATGGGAACCTTTGTATGATGATAATATACAAGGTTTTTATTTATATCGTTGTAGTGATGAAGATGCTCAATTTAAGCTCATAGCAACTATCAAAGACAAATTTCAAACTCATTATGTAGATACCAATCTTAAGCCTAATACAAAATATTATTATAAAATGAGAAGTTTTGATAATCAAGGACATCCTTCAGAAGATGGAAAAATTTTTGAAGTAAGCACTATGCCAAGACTTGAGGCTATTCCTTATGTTCAAGCTATAACTAATTTACCAAATCGTATTAAATTAATTTGGCGTCCTCATCCTGATTTGAGGGTAAATTCTTATATTATTGAAAGATCAAAAAGCAATGAAGACAATTTTAAAAAAATAGCCGAGGTTCAAAATCGTTTAAGTGCAGAGTACATAGATAAAGATCTAAAACCAAATGAAAATTTTAATTATCAAATTATTGCTGTAAGTTTTGATGGAATTAAAAGCGAACCAAGTCAAGTATTGAATTCCACAAGTAAAGCTTTGCCACCAGAGGTGCAGAATTTAAATGCTAGTTCAGATGCTTCTAATAAAATAATTTTAACATGGGATGCGCCTAATTATAAAGATTTTTCTTATTATAAAGTTTATTCTACAAGTTCAAGTTTTCTTCCTTATACTCTTATTGCTAAAACAGATAAAAATTCTTATGAAGATTTGGTTGAGGGTTCAGATAAAACTAAATATTATAAAGTAACCATGGTTGATGTAGATGGATTAGAAGGTCCTATGCCAAAAAATGGAGTTGAAGGAAAAACTTTAGGCATTCCTTCTTCGCCAAGTATTATTTTAGCTCAAAGTACACCAGAAGGAATTAATCTTGAATGGGTTGATGGGGATTCTAGGGCTGTAGAATATGAAGTTAGGCGTTATGGTGGAGAGCAAAATGCTATTTTTAAAGGTATTAAAGAGAAAAAATTAAAAGATATCAAGGCCTTGCCAGGGGTAGAATATAGCTATGAAGTTATTGCAATTGATTCTGCTGGATTGCGTTCAGAACCTTCAAAAAGAGTTAAGGCGGCGCAGTAG
- the trmB gene encoding tRNA (guanosine(46)-N7)-methyltransferase TrmB: MPNFKVKKIKELILPFKKDEVELEWMAENNNVILIYTKVNEESFFLQIKKEENYFIIKGDKHTKPSKIAYLQKSLQVFKDYFCNSEDIVSEAFAFKHNALIEKTSLIAFDFDQLLSKIKGRIYIEIGFGSGRHLLYQAQNNPDVLIIGVEIYNPAITQVAKLAKSQNLSNIILIQSDARLLLSALKSNSVEKIFLHFPVPWDKKPHRRVIAKNFCLECARVLGKNGRFELRTDSYEYFDFTLKQFLNFNTPKFSLKKNEKLEISSKYEDRWKRQNKDIFDLWVWNLDRVCSESNLDDFNFSDITFDTNDLIFLEKNFKNFTLKGDDYFLHFENLYQAKRGLIFKIAFGAFNKPEHCYICVNNKIEFLFKKPFKIKENLKAMEKLKKVLKFHFDIA, encoded by the coding sequence GTGCCAAATTTTAAAGTTAAAAAAATTAAAGAATTGATTCTACCTTTTAAAAAAGATGAGGTAGAATTAGAGTGGATGGCTGAAAATAATAATGTTATTTTAATATATACTAAAGTAAATGAAGAAAGTTTCTTTTTGCAAATTAAAAAAGAAGAAAATTATTTTATTATTAAGGGTGATAAGCATACTAAACCTTCTAAAATAGCTTATTTGCAAAAATCTTTACAAGTTTTTAAGGACTATTTTTGCAATAGTGAAGATATTGTTAGTGAGGCTTTTGCATTTAAACATAATGCATTAATTGAAAAAACTTCTTTAATTGCGTTTGACTTTGATCAGCTATTATCAAAGATTAAAGGAAGAATTTATATTGAGATAGGTTTTGGATCAGGTAGACATTTACTTTATCAAGCTCAAAATAATCCAGATGTTTTAATAATAGGGGTTGAAATTTATAATCCAGCTATTACTCAAGTGGCTAAATTAGCTAAGAGTCAAAATTTAAGTAATATTATATTAATACAAAGTGATGCTAGGCTTTTGCTTAGCGCACTTAAGTCAAATTCTGTGGAAAAAATTTTTTTACATTTTCCAGTCCCTTGGGATAAAAAACCACATAGACGAGTTATTGCAAAAAATTTTTGTTTAGAATGCGCTAGAGTTTTAGGAAAAAATGGGAGATTTGAACTTAGAACGGATAGTTATGAATATTTTGATTTTACGCTCAAACAATTTTTAAATTTCAACACTCCAAAATTTAGCCTTAAAAAAAATGAAAAACTTGAAATTTCTAGTAAATATGAGGATAGATGGAAAAGACAAAATAAAGATATTTTTGATCTTTGGGTATGGAATTTAGATAGAGTTTGTAGTGAATCAAATTTAGATGATTTTAATTTTTCTGATATTACATTTGATACAAACGATTTAATTTTTTTGGAGAAAAATTTTAAAAATTTTACCCTAAAAGGAGATGATTATTTTTTACATTTTGAAAATTTGTATCAAGCAAAGCGAGGCTTGATTTTTAAAATAGCTTTTGGTGCTTTTAATAAACCTGAACATTGTTATATTTGTGTAAATAATAAAATAGAATTTTTATTCAAAAAGCCTTTTAAGATTAAAGAGAATTTAAAGGCAATGGAAAAATTAAAAAAGGTGCTTAAATTTCATTTTGATATTGCTTGA
- a CDS encoding cell division ATP-binding protein FtsE, translated as MPNLIQANKLSLGYDELVIKEASFTFKDDDFVFITGKSGSGKSTLLKSFYGDLELLSGQLQVCGSSMKKIGNLDLLKLRQRIGIIFQDYRLIQEYTVEKNVMLPLMIKGYSKKVCQDQANKLLKHVNLTFKADKLPNQLSGGEQQRVAMARALAHNPKLLLCDEPTGNLDEYSSDIIWTLLKSARELLGTCVVVVTHRIPVNLRLNYRRFNIENGTMNEIF; from the coding sequence ATGCCCAATTTAATTCAAGCAAATAAACTTTCTTTAGGCTATGATGAATTGGTTATTAAAGAAGCGAGTTTTACTTTTAAGGATGATGATTTTGTTTTTATTACAGGAAAAAGTGGAAGTGGAAAAAGTACACTTTTAAAATCTTTTTATGGAGATTTAGAACTTCTTTCAGGACAACTTCAAGTTTGTGGTTCTTCGATGAAAAAAATTGGAAATTTGGATCTTTTAAAATTACGCCAGAGAATAGGTATTATTTTTCAAGATTATAGACTTATACAAGAATATACAGTTGAAAAAAATGTTATGCTTCCTTTAATGATTAAAGGGTATAGTAAAAAAGTTTGTCAAGATCAAGCAAATAAACTTTTAAAACATGTTAATTTAACTTTTAAAGCTGACAAATTGCCCAATCAATTAAGTGGGGGTGAACAACAACGCGTAGCTATGGCTAGAGCTTTAGCACACAATCCTAAACTTTTATTGTGCGATGAGCCTACGGGAAATTTGGATGAATATTCTTCGGATATTATTTGGACACTTTTAAAATCAGCTAGAGAACTTTTAGGAACTTGTGTAGTTGTAGTTACTCATAGAATACCAGTTAATTTGAGATTAAATTATCGTCGGTTTAACATAGAGAATGGAACAATGAATGAAATTTTTTAG
- a CDS encoding FtsX-like permease family protein, with translation MKFFRTHLSLILPLLFMMFAFEFILLTNSTLKYYEELANKDYNIIVVSSNELDKNIIKTKISSFSSLEILDPKNLIERLKNDISDKNLKALKNSLPKFYSIKLNHLPTQNELDVIKNQLLSISGITKIETFAKTHDKVYSLLVLMKFVFWLFLIIIIVLSFVLFLKQMRIWLFEHTERVEIMCLFGAPFWFRSFMLYKIVFMDCLIAFVILLIFFTQIYDLEIIQNHLKAVDIILPPINFVLQLSLIFLATLFACLLFVNSVMFRVKK, from the coding sequence ATGAAATTTTTTAGAACGCATTTATCTTTAATTTTACCTTTGCTTTTTATGATGTTTGCATTTGAATTTATTTTGCTTACCAATTCAACTCTAAAATACTATGAAGAATTAGCAAATAAAGATTATAACATTATAGTTGTAAGCTCTAATGAGCTTGATAAAAATATTATTAAAACCAAAATTTCCTCTTTTTCTAGTTTGGAAATTTTAGATCCAAAAAATTTAATTGAACGTTTAAAAAATGATATTTCAGATAAAAATTTAAAAGCATTAAAAAATTCTTTGCCTAAATTTTATAGCATAAAACTAAATCATTTACCTACTCAAAATGAACTTGATGTGATTAAAAATCAACTTTTAAGTATTTCAGGTATTACTAAGATTGAAACTTTTGCTAAAACGCATGATAAGGTTTATTCTTTACTCGTTTTAATGAAATTTGTATTTTGGTTATTTTTAATTATTATTATTGTTCTTTCTTTTGTTTTATTTTTAAAACAGATGAGAATTTGGCTTTTTGAACATACAGAACGTGTAGAAATTATGTGTCTTTTTGGAGCACCATTTTGGTTTAGATCTTTTATGCTTTATAAGATTGTATTTATGGATTGTTTGATCGCTTTTGTTATTTTATTAATATTTTTTACTCAAATTTATGATCTTGAAATTATTCAAAATCATTTAAAAGCTGTGGATATTATATTGCCTCCAATTAATTTTGTTTTACAGCTTAGTCTGATTTTCTTAGCTACTTTATTTGCATGTTTATTATTTGTAAATTCTGTGATGTTTAGGGTTAAAAAATGA
- a CDS encoding murein hydrolase activator EnvC family protein — MIKKIFFIILFLFLAYAQIYANALNEKAKNLEENKRIQQQLNKKLEDLASDILNGEKTLKDLSFQIQTLNSQTAKLEESAKAQYKELNLLTTQNGDLLKSRASMEGKLIALMAKDFAYDLPIPQGYVEGKESFIAFEILGKLDKVLSNEIFKLSKDYEDVSKLIDDKQAQIQKINDNLKVYNAQIVKLQDLRKKQVDEINRQKTDRAIYVKKLEDLQAQQDELRKTLDQLRIIQRKQAEKEQEKSSIDNSKIANNDQKIRQLGSSYQGGAIKRYTGKKTIAPLDSFTVKQKFGNYIDPIYNIKIFNESVVLKSKKSDAVVKNVLNGKVVFAKDTSMLARVVIVEHDDGIHTIYAHLDKIAPNIKVGKNIKKGAIVGRIKNDLTFEVTQKNFHINPLELISLN; from the coding sequence ATGATAAAAAAGATTTTTTTTATCATTTTGTTTCTTTTTTTAGCTTATGCGCAAATTTATGCAAATGCTTTAAATGAGAAAGCAAAAAATTTAGAAGAAAATAAACGCATACAACAGCAATTAAATAAAAAACTTGAAGATTTAGCAAGCGATATATTAAATGGAGAAAAAACTTTAAAAGATTTAAGTTTTCAAATTCAAACACTTAATTCTCAAACTGCAAAACTTGAAGAAAGCGCAAAAGCCCAATATAAAGAGCTTAATTTGCTGACAACTCAAAATGGTGATCTTTTAAAAAGTAGAGCGAGCATGGAGGGAAAATTAATTGCTTTAATGGCAAAAGATTTTGCTTATGATTTACCCATACCTCAAGGTTATGTTGAAGGTAAAGAAAGTTTTATAGCTTTTGAAATTTTAGGAAAATTAGATAAAGTTTTAAGTAATGAGATTTTTAAACTTTCTAAAGATTATGAAGATGTTAGCAAATTAATTGATGATAAACAAGCACAAATTCAAAAAATTAATGATAATTTAAAAGTTTATAATGCACAAATTGTCAAACTTCAAGATTTAAGAAAAAAGCAAGTTGATGAAATTAATAGGCAAAAAACAGATCGTGCGATTTATGTTAAAAAACTTGAAGATTTACAAGCTCAACAAGATGAATTAAGAAAAACTCTTGATCAATTAAGAATAATACAAAGAAAACAAGCAGAAAAAGAACAAGAAAAATCATCGATTGACAATTCAAAAATTGCGAATAATGATCAAAAAATTCGTCAACTTGGTTCAAGTTATCAAGGTGGTGCAATCAAACGCTACACAGGAAAAAAAACGATAGCGCCTTTGGATTCTTTTACTGTTAAGCAAAAATTTGGAAATTATATCGATCCAATCTATAATATTAAAATTTTTAACGAAAGTGTTGTTTTAAAAAGCAAAAAATCTGATGCTGTGGTTAAAAATGTTTTAAACGGTAAAGTGGTTTTTGCAAAAGATACAAGTATGTTGGCACGTGTTGTTATTGTAGAGCATGATGATGGAATTCATACGATTTATGCACATCTTGATAAAATAGCTCCAAATATTAAAGTAGGAAAAAATATTAAAAAAGGCGCCATAGTGGGTAGAATTAAAAATGATTTAACTTTTGAGGTTACTCAAAAAAATTTTCATATCAATCCTTTAGAATTAATCAGCCTAAATTAG
- the pyrH gene encoding UMP kinase: MQDKKRVLVKFSGEALAGENGFGIENSILKFIANEIKELVKNDIEVGIVIGGGNIIRGVSVAKGGLIKRTSGDHMGMLATVINAIAIQEALESSGLDVRVQSAIQMEAFCETYIMRRAHRHLEKGRVVIFAAGTGNPYFTTDTTAILRAVEINAHMVIKATKVNGVYDKDPNKFNDAVFLQTLTYDEAMQDNIKVMDDTAIALAKDNSLPIVVCNMFEEGNLLKIIQGDTSLCSIVKNQ, encoded by the coding sequence ATGCAGGATAAAAAAAGAGTTTTAGTAAAATTTTCAGGCGAAGCTTTAGCTGGAGAGAATGGCTTTGGAATTGAAAATTCTATCTTAAAATTTATCGCCAATGAGATTAAAGAATTAGTAAAAAATGATATAGAAGTAGGTATAGTAATAGGTGGTGGAAATATTATTAGAGGTGTTTCTGTAGCTAAAGGAGGACTCATTAAGCGTACTAGTGGAGATCATATGGGTATGCTTGCTACTGTAATCAATGCTATTGCAATTCAAGAAGCTCTTGAGAGTTCTGGACTTGATGTTAGGGTTCAAAGTGCAATACAAATGGAAGCATTTTGTGAAACTTATATTATGAGAAGAGCTCATAGACATTTAGAAAAAGGTCGAGTAGTTATTTTTGCTGCTGGAACTGGAAATCCTTATTTTACAACAGATACTACGGCTATTTTAAGAGCTGTGGAAATTAATGCACATATGGTTATAAAAGCAACAAAAGTTAATGGTGTTTATGATAAAGATCCAAATAAATTTAATGATGCAGTATTTTTGCAAACTTTAACTTATGATGAAGCTATGCAGGATAATATTAAAGTTATGGATGATACAGCTATTGCTCTAGCTAAAGATAATTCTTTACCAATAGTAGTTTGCAATATGTTTGAAGAAGGCAATTTGTTAAAAATTATACAGGGTGATACAAGTCTTTGTTCCATAGTTAAAAATCAATAA
- a CDS encoding DNA-directed RNA polymerase subunit omega — protein sequence MDCRIEEIAAKALRKMGDDRYRLSLVVAKRAEQLADGATPLVDIDKNKLKFADIALFEIAEDKITLEGLGETDR from the coding sequence ATGGATTGTAGAATAGAAGAGATAGCAGCAAAAGCTTTAAGAAAAATGGGAGATGATCGCTATCGTTTGTCTTTAGTGGTAGCAAAAAGAGCAGAGCAATTAGCTGATGGAGCCACACCTTTAGTTGATATTGATAAAAATAAATTAAAATTTGCTGATATTGCTTTATTTGAAATAGCAGAAGATAAAATTACTTTAGAGGGTTTAGGTGAGACCGATCGATGA
- a CDS encoding RelA/SpoT family protein encodes MRPIDEDLLLEKLIDDVKNCKDLTRAKELLFCICESDSTLEKAVEYCIFYHEGQTRKSGEPYAIHPILVATLVGFLSDNKAAILAALLHDVIEDTECTEEELNKAFGHDVLKLVLGLTKIIEIREDNLISSKSKKNLTKSALTFRNMLLASTQDVGVLIVKLCDRLHNMLTLDALREDKQKRISEETLVVYAPIAHRLGISSIKNYLEDLSFKYLMPDEYNIIDNYINSNDQQMQLGLNEFISKIEILFLSNGFRQGSFKIQKRIKHSYSIYLKMQRKGIGIEEVLDLLGVRILVEKVSDCYLALGILHTNFNPLISRFKDYIALPKQNGYQTIHTTLFDTKNIIEAQIRTFDMHKIAEFGIAAHWKYKEDGSVVAPNLDWLTDISIQSANNPQNAEDYNAIELYEYAKDSLYVEDIAVYSPKGEIFTLPRGATVLDFAYEVHTKIGLHAKSAYVNRIRVPLLTELKNGDIVRVVTSEDKFYRCSWIDSVKTGKAKASIREFCKQKIREINLASAINMLSFVFSVDKNKIEAWIEKENLGRRIREVANDNIYFKDIVNGLKKYAKKSYWFDKYEIQEYNIGNFLIYSNHKIANVDFDYCCHPKRGDAVVAFVEGGNAIVHHKLCDRAEKMIEKKRDMVFIKWDSNIPKSYKLIFSLENKKGVLAEFLAVLAKMQINLLTINLAKDINSTVDYFEITMEIPENINPDSVRERLKIHCKILDFVSLNDAYKES; translated from the coding sequence GTGAGACCGATCGATGAGGATTTATTATTAGAAAAACTCATTGATGATGTTAAAAATTGCAAGGATTTAACAAGAGCAAAAGAGCTTCTTTTTTGCATTTGTGAAAGCGATTCTACTTTAGAGAAAGCAGTAGAATATTGTATATTTTATCATGAAGGACAGACGAGAAAAAGCGGCGAACCTTATGCTATACATCCTATTTTAGTAGCTACCTTAGTAGGGTTTTTAAGTGATAATAAAGCTGCTATTTTGGCTGCTCTTTTGCATGATGTTATTGAAGATACAGAATGTACAGAAGAAGAACTAAATAAAGCCTTTGGACATGATGTTTTAAAATTAGTTTTAGGATTAACTAAAATAATAGAAATTAGAGAAGATAATCTCATTTCTTCTAAATCAAAAAAAAATTTAACTAAATCTGCTTTAACATTTAGAAATATGCTTTTGGCCAGTACTCAAGACGTAGGTGTTTTAATTGTTAAGCTTTGTGATAGATTACATAATATGTTAACCTTAGATGCCTTAAGAGAAGATAAACAAAAAAGAATTAGTGAAGAAACTTTGGTTGTTTATGCTCCTATAGCTCATAGACTGGGTATTTCTAGTATTAAAAATTATTTAGAGGATCTAAGTTTTAAATATTTGATGCCTGATGAATATAATATAATAGATAATTATATAAATTCTAATGATCAGCAAATGCAATTAGGACTTAATGAATTCATTTCAAAAATAGAAATTTTATTTTTAAGCAATGGTTTTAGGCAAGGAAGTTTTAAAATTCAAAAGCGTATTAAGCATAGCTATTCTATTTATCTTAAAATGCAAAGAAAAGGCATAGGTATAGAAGAAGTGCTTGATTTATTAGGTGTAAGAATTTTAGTTGAAAAGGTAAGCGATTGTTATTTAGCTTTGGGAATTTTGCATACAAATTTTAATCCTTTAATTTCCCGTTTTAAAGATTATATAGCTTTACCAAAACAGAATGGATATCAAACGATACATACAACACTTTTTGATACAAAAAATATTATTGAAGCACAAATTAGAACTTTTGATATGCATAAAATCGCAGAATTTGGAATCGCTGCTCATTGGAAATATAAAGAAGATGGTAGTGTTGTTGCACCAAATTTAGATTGGTTGACCGATATTTCAATACAAAGTGCCAATAATCCTCAAAATGCTGAAGATTATAATGCTATTGAGCTTTATGAATATGCTAAAGATAGCCTTTATGTAGAAGATATAGCTGTATATTCTCCAAAAGGAGAAATTTTTACTTTACCTAGAGGCGCTACAGTTCTTGATTTTGCCTATGAAGTGCATACTAAAATTGGACTTCATGCAAAAAGTGCTTATGTTAATCGCATTAGAGTTCCTTTACTTACAGAATTAAAAAACGGAGATATTGTTCGCGTTGTTACTAGCGAAGATAAATTTTATCGTTGTTCTTGGATTGATAGTGTTAAAACAGGAAAAGCAAAAGCTAGTATTAGAGAATTTTGTAAGCAAAAAATAAGAGAAATTAATCTTGCAAGCGCTATTAATATGCTTAGTTTTGTTTTTAGTGTAGATAAAAATAAAATAGAAGCTTGGATAGAAAAAGAAAATTTAGGAAGACGCATACGAGAAGTAGCTAATGATAATATCTATTTTAAAGATATTGTTAATGGGCTTAAAAAATATGCAAAAAAATCTTATTGGTTTGATAAATATGAAATTCAAGAATATAATATAGGAAATTTTTTAATTTACTCCAATCATAAGATAGCAAATGTAGATTTTGACTATTGTTGCCATCCTAAAAGAGGCGATGCAGTAGTTGCTTTTGTAGAGGGTGGAAACGCTATAGTGCATCATAAGCTTTGTGATAGAGCGGAAAAAATGATAGAAAAAAAAAGAGATATGGTTTTTATAAAATGGGATTCTAATATACCGAAATCTTATAAACTTATTTTTTCTTTGGAAAATAAAAAAGGGGTTTTAGCAGAGTTTTTGGCAGTTTTAGCTAAAATGCAAATTAATTTATTAACAATCAATTTAGCAAAAGATATAAATTCAACTGTGGATTATTTTGAAATAACAATGGAAATACCAGAAAATATAAATCCTGATAGTGTTCGTGAGAGATTAAAAATTCATTGTAAAATCTTAGATTTTGTATCTTTAAATGATGCCTATAAAGAAAGTTAA
- the tyrS gene encoding tyrosine--tRNA ligase — MNIKDILAEIKRGCAEIIDEEKIESLIKNYYEKGENFFVKAGFDPTAPDLHLGHSVVLNKMAFLQKHGAIVQFLIGDFTGQIGDPSGKNATRKKLDKEQVLINAKTYEKQVFKILDKEKTQIKFNSVWLNELGASGLVELTSTFSVARMLERDDFTKRFKEQSSISICEFLYPLLQGYDSVFLKSDIEMGGTDQKFNLLMGRHLQRIYNVGKEQAVMMMPLLEGLDGVNKMSKSLNNYIGVTEKPNDMYAKILSISDELMFRYYELLSQKTLQELEVIKNDIKNAKLHPKKAKENLALEIVERFYTKEDAIFAKEEFDRIHSANALPSEIKEFEFKGESIWLAKALVLCELESSTSAARRSISANAVSVNSQKINNEQMQLNTGEYILQMGKRKFAKLKVKE; from the coding sequence ATGAATATAAAAGATATTTTAGCCGAAATTAAAAGAGGATGCGCAGAGATTATTGATGAAGAAAAAATAGAATCATTAATAAAAAATTATTATGAAAAGGGTGAAAATTTTTTCGTTAAAGCAGGTTTTGATCCTACAGCTCCTGATTTACATTTAGGGCATAGTGTGGTTTTAAACAAGATGGCTTTTTTGCAAAAACATGGAGCGATAGTACAATTTTTAATTGGTGATTTTACAGGTCAAATTGGCGATCCAAGCGGTAAGAATGCTACAAGAAAAAAACTAGATAAAGAGCAGGTTTTAATTAATGCAAAAACTTATGAAAAACAGGTTTTTAAAATTTTAGATAAGGAAAAAACTCAGATTAAATTTAATTCTGTATGGCTTAATGAACTTGGAGCTAGTGGTTTAGTGGAACTTACTTCAACTTTTAGTGTAGCTAGAATGCTTGAACGAGATGATTTTACAAAGCGTTTTAAAGAACAAAGTTCTATTAGTATTTGTGAATTTTTATATCCCTTGCTTCAGGGTTATGATAGTGTTTTTTTAAAAAGCGATATAGAAATGGGAGGGACTGATCAAAAATTTAATCTTTTAATGGGTAGACATCTTCAAAGAATTTATAATGTAGGTAAAGAACAAGCAGTGATGATGATGCCTCTTTTAGAAGGATTAGACGGTGTTAATAAAATGAGCAAAAGTTTAAATAATTACATAGGTGTTACAGAAAAACCTAATGATATGTATGCTAAAATTCTAAGCATTAGTGATGAGTTAATGTTTAGATATTATGAACTTTTGAGTCAAAAAACTTTACAAGAACTTGAAGTTATAAAAAATGATATAAAAAATGCTAAATTGCATCCTAAAAAAGCTAAAGAAAATTTAGCTTTAGAAATTGTTGAGCGTTTTTATACAAAAGAAGATGCAATATTTGCAAAAGAAGAATTTGATAGAATTCATAGTGCTAATGCTTTGCCAAGTGAAATTAAAGAATTTGAATTTAAAGGCGAAAGTATTTGGCTGGCCAAAGCATTGGTATTGTGTGAATTAGAAAGTTCAACTTCTGCTGCAAGAAGAAGTATAAGTGCTAATGCAGTGAGTGTGAATTCTCAAAAAATTAATAATGAACAAATGCAATTAAATACTGGAGAATATATTTTACAAATGGGTAAAAGAAAATTTGCAAAATTAAAGGTTAAAGAATGA